The following nucleotide sequence is from Pedobacter sp. PACM 27299.
CCTTTTTATTGCATGGTTTTTGTATTTGAACCTAAAATTTATTTATTATATTAAAATTTTCTTCCAAACCATTCGTTAGCACTATTGTCCAGTTGTCCTTTATAAGAATCCAGTATTGATATGGTTAAAAAAGAACCCACAGAAGCCATTAAAAGCCGTTTATTAACGGAACGTAAGCTGATAGATGCAGTTGGTGCGATTATTAAGGCTAAAGGCTACCGTGCATTGGGCGTGAACGAAATCGCCAGGGAGGCCAAGGTCAGTAAGAAACTGATTTATCGGTATTTTGAAAACGTAGACCGCCTGATTGAAACCTATGTAATTGAAAAAGATTACTGGTTGTCGCATAAAAAACACATTTCCAGCGACATTGAGGGTATCAATAAAAAAAGCGCCTTAATTGATACCATTTCCTCTCTTCTTGAAAAGCAGTTTGAGTATTTCTGGAATGAGGAAGAAATGCAGAAGATCATTTTGTGGGAAATCTCAGAAAGAACCATCTTGCTGGACAGCGTGTGTAAAGTAAGGGCAGAACAGGGAGATGTATTGCTGGAGATGTCGGATCCTTATTTCAAGAACTCTCCGGTGAGTTTGAGGGGGGTATCAGCGCTGCTGGTTTCTGGAATTTATTATATGGTACTTCATGCGAAGAAAAATGACAGCACCATCTGTGGATTGGATATTAATTCAGAAGCGGGAAGAGCGGAAGTGAAGAAATCCATTAAACATATTATTGAATGGGCATTTCAGGCAGGTAAAATTAAAAATAAGACTATTTAAAAGTATCGAACTGCGGCTGCAGGATGGCCGAGAAAGTCGTTCTTGGTGGCAGATTAAGATAAGGGTAAGTCACCTTCGATAAATACAGCCCTTGCGGATGTGCAGGGGTAATCAGTCTAGGTGTTTCTTTACTGATCAGATGATGCTCAAATTCATCCACACTCAATTCCCCTTTACCGATTTTTAACAATTGGCCCATGATGATCCGAATCATCTTGCCTAGAAAGCGATTAGAGGAGATTTGGAAGCGTAAACGATCTCCACTGCTGTCTACGGTCAATTCTGCCGATTTCACATAACAGAGCGTATGCTCGTACTTATCCGGACTAGTGCAAAAAGCACGGTAATCCTGGTATTGAGGCAGCAATGCTGCGGCCTGTTTCATTTGATCAAAGTTTAGATCAGGTAAAAGGTAGTAGGCACTATGTCCGTTAAGAAAAGGGCTTTTATAAGTATGCATAAAATAATCATAGCTGCGCTGTACGGCATCAAAACGGGCATGAGGTAAGCCTTCCATTGGAATGATGTCAAAAACGGCAATACTGGCTGGCAACAACTTATTTAATCGAAACATCAGGTCGAAATCCCATGGCTGTTCTATATCCATGTGAAAAAAGAACTGACTGGCATGAACATGAGCATCGGTACGGCCACAGCCATTGATAAATATTGGGGTTTTCAGGATCTGTGTCAGTGCATTTTCGATCACGCCCTGTACATTCATCACTCCGGGTTGTTTCTGCCATCCATTAAAATGAAGGCCATGGTAGCCTATGTGTACGAAATACCTCAATGTCTTATCTTCTTGCTCTTTTATTTAACTCTTCTATTGGCATATTCATCATCCTTCCAATTGGCTGTTTGCCTCTGTAAGTAATCACTCTCAACATCGTTGCATCTTTTGGCGGTGTTAGTTTTTCCGTATACTTCGGATAAAAGCGATCCGGGAAGGAGTTGTCGAAACTGTAATAAATATCCAGTCCTGTGATTTCCGTGCTCAATTCAATGATCAGCTGTTTATCGGCAGACCTGCTGACTTTAAAAATAGGGTCATATACACTAGGCGCGTATTTCGTTTCCGCAACATCCAGGCGCTGAAAGTGCTGTTCTACTCTTCCAAAAAAGTTCTCCCAGTTTTTCTTTTCTTTAGGCGACCATACGGATTCCGCAATGGCCATCCCTCTTGGCCAGGTCATGTATTCGGCCTGACGGATATTGGTAACCTGCTCTGTCCATAGGTTGGCTTGTCCGCCTTTAATGTATTTCGGATCCACACCTGCAGGAATGGGATCAAATTCGTAGGCTTTACTCAAACGTAGGGAAGCATATACTCTTGGTTCTGTAATCTGGTCGGCCTGCATATAATCCAGGTAAGCATAAGTACTGGGACTCATCACCACTTCATGTTTTTTCATTGCAGCATCGGCTCCATTTTTTACACCTCTCCAGCTCATCACTGCAGCACTTGGAGAAAGATCCCCATCCATGATCTCATCCCATCCCATGAACTTTTTACCTTTGGATTCTACAATTGCCTGTACTCGCTTTTCAAAATAGCCCTGTACCTGATGCATATTCTTTAATCCTTCTTTCTGCATCAATGCTTTAATGGCATCGCTCTTTTGCCAGAAGTTAAAAGGGGCTTCATCCCCACCCATGTGGATATATTCGAATGGGAACAATGCGGCTACCTGGGTAATCACACTATCTAAAAAGCTGTATACTTTTTCATTCGCCGGGCAAAGGGTGTTGTCTACCAAGGCGGTTGGCGGTGCTCCTCTTGACCAGTCCATGATTCTTTCGCCAGAGCGAACACGGTAATTTTCTGCACCTGAAGTACAGGAAAGCTCTGGGTAAGAAGCTATGGCGGCTAAACTATGACCCGGGACGTCAATCTCCGGCATGATGTTCACAAACCGATCCTGTGCGTATTGAATGAGTTCTTTTAAATCCTCCTGGGTATAAAAACCACCATAAGTACGGGGCTCATCTGGTGTAGGTGGGATGAAATTTCCGAATTCTCCAGTTTTCTTCACGCTCCATGCGCCTACTTCGGTCAGTTTTGGAAAACCTTTGATTTCTATTCTCCAGCCTTCATCATCGGTGAGGTGTAAATGAAGTATGTTATACTTATAGCGAACCATTGTGTTGATGTATTGTTTTACTTCTTCTTTTGTGAAGAAATGGCGGGCTACATCCAGCATTAGGCCTCTCCAGCCTACACGCGGGTAATCGGTAATGTCTACGCAGGGTGCAGACCAGGTTTGTGCAGCTACTGGTTCTTTACTTTCTATTTCTTTAGGGAAGAGCTGTATCAGGCTCTGTGCGCCATAGTATAAGCCGGCTGCTTTATTGGCCCTGATCAGAATTTGACTGGTTTTAACGGTCAGCTGATAACCTTCGTTTCCTAACTGTGGATTTTGTTTATCATTTAAGATTAACCTGATTTGCGCATGATCTCCAGCATGGCCGCTCAGTACAGAGACATATCTGCCGGTAGGAACAGACAATCTTTCCTGTAGGAAAGCAGTTACTTGTTTCAATTCCGGGATTGCCGGGGCATGGATGGTTACATTTTCAGGTAAGATGAAATGACCAGCTTGTTTAATCACAGAAACAGGTTCTGGAATGATGGCAATTTCGGTAGGAAGCAGGTTTGATATTGCCGGCTCCGTCATCGTTGTGGTAGCTGGTAGAGGCCCCTGGCTATAACCAGCTGCGCTGATCATACCACTCAATACCAACAGAAATAATCTCTTCATAGCAAAGGTTAACCGTATTTCTTATGTTTAAAAACTGTCGCAATTTATCAATAAAAAGGCAGATAATGTGGCGATCCTTTTATTTTAAAGCATCCAGTACCTTGAATAGCTTCTTGTTAATGCCTGATCCGTTATAATTATTGATGTTGATTACGATGACGTATTTGTTGCCTGTTTTGTCTGTATAATATCCGGCATAGGCAGAAACATCGGCAATGCTGCCACTTTTTAACTTCATGCCGTTGTTGTCCGGGATTGATTTATAGAAGTCTGGAAACCAGGTTTCTTTTTGTGATTGAAAAAGGATTTCGGCCATGGCCAATGGGGTGACTCTGGTGGCCGGCGATAGTCCGCTGCCATCTACAATGTTCAAAGCACGTCTGTCCATCCCTTTTTGCGCCCAGAAGTTGATTTCTGTTTGTGCTCCATTGGCGGTGGTTGGTAGTTTGCCGGATTTCCAGGCCAATGTTTTTAGCAGGTGTTCTCCGTATAAATTGACACTTTTTTTATTGAACCAATACACCATTTCCGATAAGGTAGGAGAGGAGATCGTGATTAGTTTCTGTTGAACAGCGGGTACAGTTTGCTGATCTACAGCGAGCAGTCTAGCAGTAGTTGGGGGTAATAGTGTGGCAATACCTATTCTTTTCAGGGTATCCTGTAAACGAAATGCAGCGTCATAAGCAGGGTTAGGTACGGCAGTAGAGACACCTGGTTTGGAAATTCCCAAGGCCCAGGTTCCGCGAAGGTAGGCCAGGTTGCCATCAGGAGGCAGGTAGGAATACGCATGGTCACCGCTGCCCTCAGCACCAGCTTTCAACTCATTTATGATTTTAAGGTAAGGCATTTCCGGAACTACCTTTAAAATAGATACCGGTTGATCTTTAGAGTTGCTGGCTTTCAGGTGGATGTCGAACTGGTTTTCGCGCCAGCTGAGTGCGGATGGACCGGCACCGTAATAATTGCCGATATCTTGCCAGATCCAGCCATCAGGTGTGCTTTGCGTTCCCCAGATGCTGTCGTCACCAATGATTTTACCTTCAATTTTTTTAATTCCTGCGCGCTGTATGGCTGTTACCCATTGCTGCAGGATGTAATTTTCTTTAGTGTTTTCGTAGCGCCAGGAGCCTAAGGTAGGATCTCCGCCACCAACGATGATGAGGTCTCCTTGTAAAGTGCCATCTGGAGTAATCTGGCCGCTGTAAGCAAGGGTAGTTTGGTATTGGAAATCTTTGCCGAGCATGCTGAATGCCGTTGCAGAAGTAATGGTTTTCAAAGTGGAAGCTGTGGCCAGGCCCAATTCTTCATTTTTGCCTAGCAATAGCTTTCCGGTATTTGCGTCCAGAACGCAAAGGCCAATGATCGCATGTTTTGCCTGACCATCATCTTTTAATATCTGATAGGCTTGTTCCAGTTTTTCCATTGGAGTTTGGGCCTGGGCAAGCTGCTGTAAAAGGATCAGGGATAAAAAGACAATGTTTCTGACAATATTCATAATTGGAGGCAATGTAGCTATTAACGAAAAATTGAGGTACAGATTGCCTTTTACAGCGTTCCATACCTCAATCATTTATTTTATGGATGGAGAATTAAACCAGTTCGTTTTTAACCAGGTATTCTGCAATCTGTACCGCATTGGTTGCTGCACCTTTACGAAGGTTATCTGCAACGATCCAAAGGTTCACCGTGTTTGGCATAGATTCATCACGTCTGATTCTTCCCACAAATACTTCATCTTTTTCATGAGCATCCTTTGGCATTGGGTATTTCAGGTTGGCAATATCATCTACCACAACGATTCCTGGAGTTTTAGCCAATAATTCTCTCAATTCGATGACGTCAAATTCGTTATCAAACTGGATATTTACTGATTCAGAGTGGCCACCCATTACTGGAATACGAACTGTAGTCGCTGTTAAACGGATACTGTCGTCGCCCATAATTTTATTGGTTTCCTTGATCATTTTCATCTCCTCTTTTGTGTATCCGTTTTCTTCGAAAACATCAATCTGAGGGATCACGTTTAAATCGATAGGGTAAGCATAAGCCATTGGCCCATCCATGATGCCTTTACGTTCATTCATCATTTGCTCTACTGCTTTAACGCCAGTTCCTGTTACAGACTGGTAAGTTGAAACTACCACACGTTTGATCTTATATTTATCATGTAATGGTTTTAAAGCCACTACCATTTGAATAGTTGAGCAATTTGGATTGGCAATAATCTTATCATCAATAGATAATTCATGAGCATTCACTTCTGGTACCACTAATTTCTTAGATGGGTCCATGCGCCATGCCGATGAGTTGTCAATTACTGTGGTTCCTGCTTCAGCGAAACGTGGAGCATGTTCTAATGAGGTGCTGCCACCTGCAGAGAATAAAGCAATATCAGGTTTCATTGAAATTGCAGTATCCATGTTTACAATCGCATACTTCTTACCCTTAAAAGTGATTTCTTTACCAACACTTTTTTCGGATGCAACCGGAATTAACTCGGTCAACGGGAAGTTACGCTCTTCTAACACTTTTAACATTACGGTACCTACCAGACCGGTGGCGCCTACAACTGCAATTTTCATTTCTTTAATTGGTTTTTTATAGTTCTTATTAATTTATAGTATTCAGTTTTTTGTAATAAGTTCTTTTTATCATTGGCTGATTTCGGCCATATTTTTCAAATATGGTGAAATTTTTGTGCTTTTTGATGCTAAAGTACTCAAAACTTGCATTTTAATGCGCTTTAAAGATCATTAGAGAGGTATTCCCTCTGCTCACTGATCTTTAGGATTTAGTCAAAGATTTGTGGTCATAAAAAAGGGAAGTAGTTTTCGTAAACCACTTCCCTTGATATTTTAAGATTTTATTTTTCTTAAACCAATTCGCGACTTACGTAATCAAAGCTTTGCTTAATGCTAACAAATGGATCCTTGGAGAAATTCTCTTGTTCCACGATGGCATACTTCAATCCTGCCTGTTTGGCATGTTTAAAGAAAGATTTAAAATCAATTGCACCGGTACCAACCTCTGTATTGATGCCATGGTTCGCTTTGTCCATGTCCTTCACATGCCACATTGGGAAACGTCCTGGATATTTATTGAAGAAAGCAACCGGGTCATTACCAGATCTTACTACCCAGTATAAGTCCATTTCAAATTTTACAAGATTTTTGTCAGTTTCAGTCAGCATTATCTCATATCCTGTTTTGCCATCATATTTCTTGAATTCAAAATCATGGTTATGGTAAGCCAGTTTTAATCCTGCTTTCTTACAGATTACGGCAGCCTGGTTTAGGCGTTCCGCAACTTTTTTGTAATCATCAAGGCTTGATCTTAAGTTTTCACCCATCCATGGAATGGTTAGGAAATCCATCTTCAGTGCGTTTGCGCCTTCGATAGCAATTTTCAGTTCGTCCTGGTTTCCGTCTTTTAAGAAAGAATCCAAACCAAAGTGTCCGCTAGGTGCGATCAGTCCATTGTTATCCAACAGGCTTTTGAAGGCTTTAGGTGCCATACCGAAATAACCGTCTTTTGCAGAGTAACCGTAAGTTTCTACTTGCTTATAGCCTGCCTTAGCCACTTGCTCAATCACACCTTTAGGGTCTTTACCGATCACTTCTCTCAAAGTGTACAGTTGAAGTCCGACAGGTTTTACTTTAGCAAAGGCATGTGCAAATGAAGGAAACAACAGGGCTCCTGCTGCAGCCATACCTGCGTTTTTTATAAATGTTCTTCTAGAGTTCATAAGTTTTGATTTATACGTCACAAATATTTACGGCGTCTCTTAGAGATTTGATTTTATCTTTATACTTAGGAATGAATTCCTGCGCCAGATAACCTTTAAATCCCGTTGCTAATATAGCTTTTATAATTGCAGGATAAAACAACTCTTGAGTATCGTCTATTTCATTTCTTCCGGGAACACCCGCAGTATGATAATGAGAGATGTATGGATGGTATTTTTTGATGTTGCTGATGACGTTACCCTCATCGATCTGCATGTGGTAAATGTCGTACAGCAATTTGAAGTTTTCTGAGCCCAGTCTTTTGGCCAGTTCAGCTCCCCATTTGGTGGTGTCGCACTGATAATCAGTATGGTCAACTTTGCTGTTCAGCAATTCCATTACTAAAACTACATGGTGTTTTTCGGCAATACCGATCACTTGTTTCAGGCCTTCTACACAATTGTTGAGGCCGGTTTCGTCATCTTTTCCGCGTCGGTTTCCACTGAAACAGATCAGTTGTTTATAACCTGCTGCGGCAACTTTCGGAATCATTTCCGAGTAATTTTTAATTAATGTTGCATGAAATTTAGGATCATTCCATCCATCCACAAGGTTAATTTCTGCGCCATTACACATGGAAGAGTCCAAACCATGCTTCTTTAAAGTAGGCCAGCCGGCAGGACCAACCAGGTCGATCGCCTTAATTCCTATCTTTTTGGCTTCGATACACAGGGCATCTAATTCCATATCACCGAAACACCATTGACATACTGAATGGTTTACATTTCCTTTTAATGCGGTAGACTGATAAGGCTCCATAGCAAAACTTGGCAATGCTGCCGAAACGCCTAAAGCGGCGGTTCCGGCAACTATGTTTTTCAATGCAGATCTCCTGCTTAATTCTTCGGCCATTATAGATTTACCTGAGTTTCTACTTTTTTCTTATCAGTGAAGAAAACAGCAAACAATAAGAATACCACTAATGCGATTCCTGAAGGAATGATCCATACCATTTTCCAATCGAATGAGCCATCGGCGAGTTTATAGGTATCTGTAATGTATCCAGCTACTTCAAAACCGATTAGCATTCCTACACCATAAGTTGCTAAAGTAATCAGTCCCTGTGCAGAACTTTTGTATTTATCACCTGCAATAGAGTTGGTGTAAATCTGTCCTGATACAAAGAAGAAGTCATAGCAAATTCCATGAAGGGCAATACCAATGATCAGCATAAAGCCTAAATCACCAGCATTTCCGTACGCAAAAAGGGCGTAACGTAAGCACCATGCCAGCATACCTACCAGAATCGTTTTCTTAAAACCGAATTTCGTAAAGAATACCGGAAGCAATAACAGGAACAATACTTCAGAAATTTGTCCGATCGTCATTTTTCCTGTTGGATCCTGCACGCCTACATTAGATAGGAAAGGGTGTGCATTCTGATAATAGAAAGCCAGAGGGATACAAATCAAAATTGAAGAGACAAAGAAAATCGCGAAGTTTTTATCTTTTAATAATTTTAACGCATCTAAACCAAGGATGTCTGAGATTTTTACTTTCTCACCAGCAACAGCTTTTGGCGGTGTTTTTGGCAAGGCAAAGCTAAACAGCCCCATCACTAAGGAAGCAATACCTGCCATTAAGAAAGTATTTTTAAGCAAACCTGCTTTTGCACCTTCTGCAGTATCCCAGTGGAAGTAGAAACTGATCAATAAACCAGCAACAATCCATCCGATCGTTCCAAATACCCTAATAGTAGAGAATTCTTTTTCAGGATCTTTCATCTGATTGAAGGAAACTGAGTTGACTAAGGCCAGGGTAGGCATAAACAGAATCATGTAAGCCAGTACATAAGGGTAAAATACGCTGATGTCTGTGGCATTATACATTTGATACATGAGTACGGCACCGATTAAGTGCAGCACACCAAGGATCTTTTCTGCGTTAAAATAACGGTCAGCAATCAGTCCAATGATGAAAGGAGCAATGATTGCGCCCCAGCTTTGGGTAGAGAATACTGATGCCGACTGGCCACCTGTTGCATTGAGGTTGTTCCCCAGGAAGGTACCTAGTGTCACAAACCATGCGCCCCAGATGAAAAACTCCAGGAACATCATGAATGACAGTTTGATGCGGTTGTTAAGGTTCATTGTTTATTTCTTTTTTTATTTGGTGTAATATTTTAGCGTTTCCTACGCCTATCGGTTAAAGCTCTTTAATCAGGATGTTGCGGAACCATACCTCATCACCATGATCTTGCAAAGCAATTTTTCCGGTCTTGAATGTAGCAAAACCTTCCCAATTTGCAAACTTACTGCCGGCAACCAGCGCTTTAAACTGGTCGTCCCAAAGGGTAGTTTGTACTACTTTTACCCCATTTAATTTTAGCTCCAATTTACCATTTTTGCTGATGATCTCTGCAGTATTCCATTCTCCGACAGGTTTAACTGGCTCTGAGTTGCTCTTAATCAGGTCATAAAGATCTCCTGAACGATGTTTGGTGATTTTTCCATCCGGGTGACCTTCATTGTCTAATACCTGCATTTCCAAGCCTGTGCTATAGGTAGCTCCATACTTTGGCTTGTCTTCATGAACATAAAAAATAATTCCACTATTCGCTTTTGGTGCTACTTTCCAGTCGATTTTCAAGTGGAAGTTGCTATATTCTTTATCGGTCACTAAATCGCCACCACCTTTATTTCCAGCTTTAGGGTTAAAATGAAGCGTACCATCTGTCACTTCCCATTTTTCACCTGCGGTATCCTGGCCGTAAGTATGCCATCCTTTGGTTGTTTTACCATCAAAAAGTTTGGTAAATCCTTTGCTTTTGGATTGCGCATGACTATTGCTTGCAGCGAATACTGCGGTAAGCAGTATCGCTGAGAAGATATATGGTTTCATAATTTTTCTTTTTAGATTAAAAAAAGGAGGGTTAGTTTACCATCCTTTACGGTAGTCGCGTTTCACGAACTGGTTCACGGCATCAAAATTGGTCACTTTCATGTTGTTATTGTCCCAAAGTAATTTGATATCTCTTCCAGGGAAGGTTGCTCTTCCTTTATCATTTTTCACTTGAACATCCGTTCCTCTGATGGCTAGATTTGCCATCAATAAAGCTTCTGTCAGCGGGCCGGCAATATCGAAAGGAGAACTCAGCTCTTTCTTACCATACCCAGCGATACAACCTTCTACCCACTGGGCATAATGGCCATCTGCACCACCAGGAACACGCGCGAATTTCGCAGGAACTTTGATGTCTTTATTTTTACTCAATGGCAATAAACGAGGGTCTGCACTATAAGTACTGGCCATCATTTTTCCTTTGGTACCGATAAATAGTGTACCATTTCCACCATCACCAAAAACTTCATTTGCTTCCAGTTCTTCTGGTCTTTCCGGCTGAATACCGCCGTCCATCCAGTGAACTACAACGTCACCTTTAGTTTTATTGGTTTTAGGGAACTTCAAAGTCACGTGACTTGAAGGAGGACAGCTATCAGGGAAATATCCACGTTTAAATTCATCCACATAGACAGAGCCTACACTAGCTTGAACTTCTGTTGCATATTTCAGGTTCAGTACGCTGAATGGAGCTTCCAATAGGTGACAACCCATATCGCCCAATGCACCTGTTCCGTAATCCCACCAGCCTCTCCAGTTAAATGGAACCAGTTTATTTACGTAATCCTTGTAAGGAGCGGTACCTAACCATAAATCCCAATCCAGGTCTGCAGGCACTTCTGCTTTATTTGCCGACCATGGAATACCCTGGGGCCATACCGGACGATCTGTCCAGGCATAAACCGTATGAACATCACCAATTAAACCTGCATCATACCATTCTTTCATTTGTCTTGGGCCATCATTTGAAGCACCCTGGTTTCCCATTTGTGTCACCACTTTGTACTTCTGTGCTGCTGCAGTTAATGCACGGGCTTCGTAAATGTCGTGAGCCAGTGGCTTTTGAACATACACGTGTTTTCCCAGTTGCATGGCGCCTAAAGCAATGATGGCATGACTATGATCGGGGGTTGAAACAGACACTGCATCGAAGTTTTTATGCTCTTTATCGAACAATTCACGGTAATCCCTATAGTATTTTGCTTTCGGGAATGCCTTTACACTGGCTGCAGCCCTTGAATCGTGTACATCGCAAAGAAAACCGATATCGGCTTTTCCGCTTTTGTAAAAGTTCGCGATATCTGATTGTCCTTTACCTCCTGCACCGATTCCGGCGATAATCAGGCGGTCACTAGGCGCTATAAATCCTGGTCCGCCTAAAACATGACGGGGAACAATCATAAATGCTGAAGCAGCAATTGCAGTGGTTTTTAGGAAACTTCGTCGTGACGAAGTCTCCTGGTTTTTTTTGGTTTCTTCCATGGTTTATATTTGGTTCTGTGGTTCAGGTTATTTTTTCAGGGATAGAATGTAACGTACCATTTCTTTGGCATCGTCTTTCGAAAGGTTAGCATGTGGTGTCATTGGAACTTCACCCCAAACACCTTTACCACCTTCAATAATTTTGGTCGCCAGTTTTTCAACTGAGGCATCGTCATTTGCATATTTAGCCGCAATCTCTTCGTAAGTTGGGCCGATTACTTTGGTTACTTTATTGTGGCAGCCGATACAGTCAGAAGTGGCAATTAATCTTTCTCCTGGGTGTTTTTCTGTGGATGAACTCGTTGCTGCAGGTGTACTCTCAGTGGTTGCTGTGGTACTGGTAGAACTTGATTCCGGACTTCCGCAGGAAGCTAGAACCGAAATAAAGCAGGCAAGGATAAATAGTGTGTTTTTCATCTTAATGTGTGTTAATATATTATAGTCCTAAAATTTTATTGTTGAAGTCGTCATTTCCACCGGAAGCAGCGAAGTCATCGAATGCCCTGTCTGTTACCGGAATGATCAGCTTGCTGATCAGCTCTGCACCTTCTTTGGCACCAACTTGTGCGTCCTTAATTACGCATTCCCATTCCATTACCGCCCAGCCGCTATAATCGTACTGCGCCAATTTACTGAAAATGGTTTTGAAATCTACTTGTCCATCACCTGGAGAACGGTACCTTCCGGCACGGTTTGCCCAGCTTTGGTAACCACCAAAAGTTCCTTGTTTTCCAGTTGGGTTAAACTCAGAATCTTTTACATGGAAAGCCTTGATGCGCTCATGATAGAAATCGATGTATTGAATATAATCCAGTTGTTGTAATACAAAATGAGAAGGATCATACAGCAGACAGGCACGTGGGTGATTGTTTACTTTTTCCAGGAACATTTCGTAAGTGATGCCGTCAAAAAGATCTTCACCAGGATGAATCTCATAGCATACGTCCACTCCACAGTTGTCGAACTCATTCAGGATAGGTGTCCATCTTTTAGCCAGTTCGGTAAAAGCAGCGTCTACCAATCCTTCCGGGCGTTGCGGCCAAGGGTGGAACATGTGCCATAAGAGCGATCCACTA
It contains:
- a CDS encoding nucleoside permease; protein product: MNLNNRIKLSFMMFLEFFIWGAWFVTLGTFLGNNLNATGGQSASVFSTQSWGAIIAPFIIGLIADRYFNAEKILGVLHLIGAVLMYQMYNATDISVFYPYVLAYMILFMPTLALVNSVSFNQMKDPEKEFSTIRVFGTIGWIVAGLLISFYFHWDTAEGAKAGLLKNTFLMAGIASLVMGLFSFALPKTPPKAVAGEKVKISDILGLDALKLLKDKNFAIFFVSSILICIPLAFYYQNAHPFLSNVGVQDPTGKMTIGQISEVLFLLLLPVFFTKFGFKKTILVGMLAWCLRYALFAYGNAGDLGFMLIIGIALHGICYDFFFVSGQIYTNSIAGDKYKSSAQGLITLATYGVGMLIGFEVAGYITDTYKLADGSFDWKMVWIIPSGIALVVFLLFAVFFTDKKKVETQVNL
- a CDS encoding 3-keto-disaccharide hydrolase, giving the protein MKPYIFSAILLTAVFAASNSHAQSKSKGFTKLFDGKTTKGWHTYGQDTAGEKWEVTDGTLHFNPKAGNKGGGDLVTDKEYSNFHLKIDWKVAPKANSGIIFYVHEDKPKYGATYSTGLEMQVLDNEGHPDGKITKHRSGDLYDLIKSNSEPVKPVGEWNTAEIISKNGKLELKLNGVKVVQTTLWDDQFKALVAGSKFANWEGFATFKTGKIALQDHGDEVWFRNILIKEL
- a CDS encoding Gfo/Idh/MocA family protein; the protein is MEETKKNQETSSRRSFLKTTAIAASAFMIVPRHVLGGPGFIAPSDRLIIAGIGAGGKGQSDIANFYKSGKADIGFLCDVHDSRAAASVKAFPKAKYYRDYRELFDKEHKNFDAVSVSTPDHSHAIIALGAMQLGKHVYVQKPLAHDIYEARALTAAAQKYKVVTQMGNQGASNDGPRQMKEWYDAGLIGDVHTVYAWTDRPVWPQGIPWSANKAEVPADLDWDLWLGTAPYKDYVNKLVPFNWRGWWDYGTGALGDMGCHLLEAPFSVLNLKYATEVQASVGSVYVDEFKRGYFPDSCPPSSHVTLKFPKTNKTKGDVVVHWMDGGIQPERPEELEANEVFGDGGNGTLFIGTKGKMMASTYSADPRLLPLSKNKDIKVPAKFARVPGGADGHYAQWVEGCIAGYGKKELSSPFDIAGPLTEALLMANLAIRGTDVQVKNDKGRATFPGRDIKLLWDNNNMKVTNFDAVNQFVKRDYRKGW
- a CDS encoding c-type cytochrome — translated: MKNTLFILACFISVLASCGSPESSSTSTTATTESTPAATSSSTEKHPGERLIATSDCIGCHNKVTKVIGPTYEEIAAKYANDDASVEKLATKIIEGGKGVWGEVPMTPHANLSKDDAKEMVRYILSLKK
- a CDS encoding sugar phosphate isomerase/epimerase family protein, with protein sequence MTTIKGPGVFLAQFIGDEAPFNSLDAICEWAAGLGFKGIQMPTLDPRFIDLQKAAESKTYADELKGKVASYGLEITELSTHLQGQLVAVNPAYDLAFDAFAPDHLKNNPAERTKWAVQQLKYAAKASQNLGLNAHATFSGSLLWHMFHPWPQRPEGLVDAAFTELAKRWTPILNEFDNCGVDVCYEIHPGEDLFDGITYEMFLEKVNNHPRACLLYDPSHFVLQQLDYIQYIDFYHERIKAFHVKDSEFNPTGKQGTFGGYQSWANRAGRYRSPGDGQVDFKTIFSKLAQYDYSGWAVMEWECVIKDAQVGAKEGAELISKLIIPVTDRAFDDFAASGGNDDFNNKILGL